Genomic window (Acidobacteriota bacterium):
GGCTTCAATCCTGCGCACGCCCGACGACACGCTGCCTTCTTTCAGAATCTTGATCAGTCCAATCTCACCGGTCGCAAGTGTGTGCGTGCCGCCGCAGAGTTCGGTGGAGAAGTCTCCGATTTTCACTACGCGAACTTTGTCGCCATACTTTTCTCCGAACAGCGCCATGGCGTGGTACTTGTTGACGGCATCGTCGATGGGTACGTCGGTGATGGTCTCGACCTTGAGGTTGCGCAGAACTTCTTTGTTGATGATGTCCTCGATGTCCTGCAACTCTACGTCTTCGACCCCGGTGAAGTGCGAGAAGTCGAAGCGCAAATGATTGGGCGCGACCAGCGATCCGGCCTGCTTCACGTGCTTGCCGAGGACTTCTCTTAGTCCCGCGTGGAGGAGATGCGTGGCAGTGTGGTTGCGCATCGTCGCTTCGCGGATGTCGGTGTTGACGACGGCGTCGACTTTTTGGCCTACGCGGATCGACTGCTTGGCAGTGACTTGGTGCGCGCGCACTCCCTGAATCGGAGAGTAGCAACCCGTCACTTCGGCGACGACAGTATTGTGATCATCGGAGTAGAGCCATCCACGGTCGCCAACTTGTCCACCAGAATCTGCATAGAAGGGCGTGTGGTCGAGGATGATCTCGCCCTGGTCGCCAGTTTTCAGTTCTTGAGCGCCCTGGCCGTCTCTGATGATGGCGAGGACTTCGCAGTTCTCGGAGCGCGTCTGGCGGTAGCCTTCGAAGGTGGACTTCGGGAGTTGCTGATACGACGGATTCGCAGTCTGCTTGGCGGCGCCTTTCCAGGAGGCGCGAGCGCGAGTCTTCTGCTCTTCCATCGCACGGTCAAAGCCTGCTTGATCGAAAACCACACCTTGATCGCGGCATGCATCCTGGATGAAATCCAATGGCATGCCAAATGTGTCGTATAACTTAAACGCGAGATCTCCTGGGTAAATCGGCGATGCGCTGCCAGCCGCATCCTTTCCCACACTACCCTGCATATGTTGCTTGAGAGTAGTGAAGGCCTCTTTCAAGTCGTCCTCCAACTTCCTTAATCCCAGGTCAAGCGTGTGCGCAAACCGTGTTTCTTCCGCCAGCACGGCCTTCGATACCCGCTCCGCCGATTCCTTCAATTCCGGAAATGCATCCTGCATCAAATCGCGCACTGCGAAGACCATCTCGTGCAGAAACGGCTTCGTCTGGCCGAGCAAGCGTCCGTGAGTGATGGCGCGGCGAATAATCTTTCGCAGGACATATCCACGGCCTTCATTCAGTGGAATGACTCCGTCCGAGATCAAGAACGTTGCGGCGCGGGCGTGGTCTGCAATTACCCGGAGTGAAGCTGCCGAAGCGGTGCCGGCCGATGTGGGAACGGGGCTCTGCCCCGTCTCGCCGGGTCGAAGACCCGGCTCCACATGTGCAGTGCCACCGACCAGTGCCGTTGCCCGAGCAATCAGGGGAGTAAACAGGTCCGTCTCGTAATTCGAAATCACACCCTGCAACACCGACGCCACCCGCTCCAACCCCATCCCCGTATCAATCGACGGCTTCGGCAGCGGCGTCAGCTTCCCGGAAGCATCGCGGTCGAATTGCATGAACACCAGATTCCAGATCTCGACATAGCGCCCGCAGTCGCAGCCGAACTCGCAAGCCTTGTGTCCCTGATCGGACGCGACCACGCCCATGTCGTAATGAATCTCGCTGCATGGGCCGCAAGGGCCGGTGTCGCCCATCTGCCAGAAGTTGTCTTTGGAACCGAACTCGTAAATTCGATCTTTCGGGACTTGCTGGCCGAGCCACAAATCGTAGGCTTCGGAGTCGCGCTCGACGCCGTTCTCGCCTTTGAAGATCGTGACGTAGAGCTTGTCTTTCGGAATATTGAACCACTCAGGCGACCTCAGCAGTTCCCAGGCGTAGGCGATGGCGTCTTTCTTGAAGTAGTCGCCGAAAGAAAAATTGCCGAGCATCTCGAAAAACGTGTGATGGCGGTTGGTGAAGCCAACATTTTCGAGATCGTTATGCTTGCCGCCGGCGCGCACACATTTCTGGGAAGTCGTGGCGCGGTTGTAGTCGCGCTTTTCCAGGCCGAGGAAAACGTCTTTGAACTGGTTCATCCCCGCGTTGGTAAAGAGCAGAGTGGGATCATTCTGCGGGACGAGCGACGAGGAATGGACTTCGCGATGTCCCTTCTGAATGAAGAAGTCCAGAAAGCGGCGGCGGATTTGCGAGCCTGTGAGCATGAAACTTAAATTCTAAATGATTGGGAGCGAGGTCAGAGGCTTGGCGTCAGATTGTAGAAGGGAGAGTCCGAGCGATTCACGTCAGCAGCCAAAGGCTTTTACCACGGAGGACACGGAGGATCACGGAGGAAATCCTCTACTCTAAATCTTTTCTCCGTGAACTCTGTGACCTCCGTGGTTATGATCTTCCGTTGGTCCGCAAAGCTTTCTTGGGGAGAGTAATACCATGCCTTGCAATCCGGAAATTCTTAGACAAGTTCCGCTCTTTGCCTTACTCGACGACGATGAGACCGCGGTCCTCGCCGGACAGGTTGAAGTCCGGACATTCGCTCCCCGCCAGCGTATCTGGAAAATTGGCGACTCCGGTGGGCAGGCCTATGTGCTGGTTTCCGGCATGGTGCGCGTCACCACGGTCGACGAAGATCACCAAGAAGTTGTCGTGGACGAGCCGGTGCATGGGGAATTTTTCGGCTTCGCTTCCATGCTCGATCAGACGCCACACCAGACCAATGCCAACGCGCTGGAGGAGTCCATCTGTATCGAGGTGGATCGCGAAGACATCTCCGTGCTGCTGCAGCGCAAGCCTTTGGCCGGCATGGACATGCTGTCCGTGCTGGGAAAACAGTTTCACGCCGCGCAGCAACTGGTGCGGGTGCGCGCCATGCGCAATCTGAACGAGATCATCGAAGAAGAGGAAACCCTGGGTGAGCGCGTCGCCGATAAGGTCGCCAGCTTCGGCGGATCGTGGACTTTCATCACGACCTTCGCCGTGGTGCTGCTGACCTATACCGCCATCAACATCGGGCTGCGCGGGCGGGCGTGGGACCCCTATCCGTTCATCTTGCTGAATTTGTTTTTATCGATGCTGGCGGCGATCCAGGCCCCCGTCATCATGATGAGCCAGAACCGGCAGGATAAGAAAGACAGGCTGCGCGGCGAGTTGGACTACGACGTCAACCGGCGCGCGGAAGCGGAAATCCAGGGACTCGCCCACAAAATGCATCTGCTCGGAGACAAGATCGCCGATGTCGAAGATCTCATCCGCCAGCAGCATGCCGGCCGAACCCCTGGTAATTCGTAAGCACCACAGCCCCTACAGCGAGTCTTACTTCACCGCGTCGGCGGTCTTCTCGGCTGCTTTCTTGGTGGCATGGGCAGTTTTCTTGGCGCCCTTCTTCACGAAGTGGCCGGTTTTCTTGGCGGCGCCTTCGGTAGCGTCTTCTGTCTTGTCAGCAGCTTTGGCGGTCGCGTGGCCGGTATCTTTTGCTGCGTCAGTGGTGGCGTCGGCAGTCTTCTCGGCTGCCTTCTTGGTGGCATGACCGGTTTTCTTCGCGGCGGTCTTGGTCGCGTGGCCAGTGTCTTTGGCTGCGTCTTTCATTTCAGAGCCGGCTTTTTTCATGTCACTGCCGGCGTCCTGCCCATAAGCAAACGCGGCAAGAGCGAGCACGGCCAATGCGAGTTGATATTTCATGGTTCCTCCAGAGATTGAACTTGGGATCGGTCGAGTATGAAGGATAGGGAGAGCGGATGCAAGTTGATGCGGGCAAGCTTTTGACATTGCTCCTATTCGCCTTCGATCGTTTCAGTTTCCAGAGCGGTTAGGGTTTCGTCGTCCACCTCCCAATTCTTGAGAATGAGGAAGATCGTCTTCGTTCCAAACCCTGCGCGCATCATCTGCCGGTAGATGCGAGCTGTCTGCTTTTGATCCTTCGGTTTCTGAAAACGCTTGCGGCGCAGGAAGTCGCGAGCGAGTTTCTCTTCGCTGACATCCTCGTACGCTGATGCCACCGCCTTCTCGATCACTTCCGGGTGGACGCCCTTGATTTTCAGGTCCGTGATCACGCGGCGACTCCCAAACTTTTCATTGTCGCGGCGAAAGGACGAGTACGCCGCGGCATACTTCGCGTCGTTCAGGTATCCGCGATCCTTCAAGCGGACAATAATGAGTTCGACCAGCGTCTTGCCGATCTCGGTATCAGCCTCGACTCGATTCCTCAGCAGACGCTTCAGTTCCGCGACGGAACGCGCGCGACGGCCAAGCGCTCCCACGGCGTACTCGTAGAGTTCTGCTTCGGTAAGGAGTTTTCTGGGGCGGCCAAAACTCATAGGTACACAATAGCGCGCTCCCGGCCGGGGAAACAGCCGATTCAGCCGGATTCGCCGGGGGCATGGCATATTACGCGGTGCTCCGCGTCACACCGTAGTGGTCCTCCCCTCCGTAGAATTATTGGTTGAGACTTGCCTAGAATGGCGATTGTCGGTGGAAAATATCATTGTGCCCTCCGATGCGTCGTCACCGCCGGTGGCACAGATCGGGAAATAGCAGTTTCAATAGACCGTTGCTTATGGCACGTGCCAAACGAAACTTCGTGTTGACACTTCTTGTGATCCCGATGGTTCTGGAGTGTCTGTGTATTGGGCAAGACAGAGCCCCCGCAGTTGCCCAGCCGCAACCACCGGGTTACTTTCATGGACTGACGCTGTCGCTTAGCCAGGATTCAGCTGAACCTCCAGACTCAAGTGAATTCAAGAATTGTTTAGCTACACACCCGCCGCCAGCTTGTGTGCCGCTCACCGTCACCCTCAGGAAGGATGGTCCAGAAACGCTTGTGATGTGGGGTCCGGGAGGATGCGGAGAAATCGTCCCTGACATCGATTTTCAGCAGGCGGATGGTACCTGGAGAGCGTTCCCCTATTCGCCTGGTCACGTCTCGTATCAACTCTGTAGCGTCATCGGATTTGCGCAACGCTTTTCGCGCGGTGAGAGTCGGGTCCGTAGGTTTCGGTTAGAATCTCTCGGGCTGGATGTGGTCTATCCCCCGCCTGACGATGAGTCCATACACCCGCGCTGCGTCGGCTGTGAGTGGCTGCTAGGTAAGGGCCCTCACCAGATCCGCGCTCGTTTGCACCTGAAGGCCTGCGTTGCTTCTAAGAAACTGAAGCCGACCCGCCCGTTCAATTCCTTCGATACGCGATCGATCTGCAATGCAGGGAAGGAACCGACACCCCTGCAGCTCCTATCCAACGAAATTTCCCTCCACTAGTCGTCTTTCTCAGCACCAACGGCCCCTGTGTCAACGCTGACACGCACGCGTTCCCAGGCACACGATTTTCGTTTCAATCGTCCAGGTAACCGTCTTATTTACAAGTAGATAGCTCTGGCTCCACGCTTGCTTTTATTAGTGCGCAAGCAAGGAGGCTCTCATGGAAACTCTTCTTCAATTCCTCGTCGTTGTCGGTGGGCTGATGTTCTCGTTCGCCGCCGCCCTTCTGATCGAAGAACTCATTTTCGGACGCATCTTCCGCGTGGTGTTTGCCCGCCGCCCGGAACCTTCCAACCCTGGGCAAAAAAATTGAGAGGAGCACGACCATGCTGTTGCTGAAGTACTTGCTGGTAGGCGCGGGGATCACGATGTTCGCGATCGCCGCTGGAATTCTCACTTACGATCTGTCACTGCTGTTGGCATACCGGAGATCACGGCTTGCGCCGCTGGCTGACGCGCCGGTCGCGGTCACACCGTTCGTCCGGTGGCGCACTTCGATCGCTCTTGCCATGCTGGCCTGGGCGCCGCTGCTGGTTTCGGCGGCTATCGTTTTTGTGCCGAGCGGGATGGCGGGCGTCCGCGTGAGCCTGACGCAAGGAACGCTCGCGGGAACGCTCTATCCAGGCGTGCACTTCGTTGCGCCTCTCGCCGAGCACATCGAGTTGTTCAACACGCGCGATCAATTGTTCACCACCGGGATCAGTGAAGACTCGACTGTGAAAGGTGCCCCGAAAAGTGAAGGTCTCCATGTGCAAGCCAAAGAAGGACTGACGCTTGGCCTCGCCATCACCGTGAGGTACCAGGTTGATCCGAAGCATCTGGACTTCATTCAGGCGAACCTGCCACAACCGTTGGAAAAAGAGATTGTCCCGGCGGTGGTGGCGACGGCGTGGCGGGAACTCGTACCGGCGTACACGGTCCGAGAAGTGTTTTCGAGCAAGAGGGAGGAAGTTCGCCAGCGCGCGTCGGAACTGATTCGCAAACGCCTGGCCGCTGACGGGATCGTCGTGAAGGAAGTCATGCTGCGCGACATTCAACTGCCGCAGGAGTATGCGCAGGGACTGGAGTCACTCTTACTGAAGGAACAAGAAAACGATCGCATGGGAGTCGAGACGGAAATCCATCAGAAACAAGTCAAGATTGCAGAAGCCGATGCCGAAGCGACCAAGGCACAACAAGTCAAAGGCGCGGAAGGCGAAGCCGCGGTGCGCGTATTACAGGCCAAGGGCGAAGCGGATGCGATGCAGTACTTGCTGCCTCTGAAGCAGAAGCAAATCGAACAATCGAAACTGGAAGCGGAAGCGCGCAAGGAAACGACCGTAAAGGGCGCCGAGGCGGCGGGAGAAGCCAAGATCATCGACAGCAAAGCGGAAATGGAGCGGCGCAAATTGCTGGCGCAAGCCGAAGCCGAACGGATCCGGATCACCGCGATCGCAGACGCAGAACGCATGAAGAACGAAGGCGTCGTTCTGAAACAGAATCCATTGCTGATTAACAAGATCGTTGCCGAACGTCTGTCGGACAAATTGCAGATCATGATGGTGCCTGCCGACGGAAAATTCTTTTTCACCAATGACGTTTTACGAGGGATGAACACCGCCAATCACGTTAGCCAGGCTGAAGACGCGGGGGAAGAGAAACAGTAGCGTAGACCGCCGTTCGTCGTTCGCTGTTCGCATCCGGCCCATAGACTATCGGCGAATAGCGAACGACGACGGACGCAATACGACTCGAGACCACCTCATGAACGATTCCTCCGAGCCCACGCGCTATAATCAGCCCATTCCACACATGCACGGTCGCTGGTCAGGCAGTCCGCGGATGAGTTGGCTGGCATCGTTCCTCTATCTTCTTTTTCTGATTCTTGCCCTCATCTTCGCGATCGCTGTATTCCCTTCTTTCGCCTCGGCATCGGTGCTCGGGGACTCCGCACGCCAACTCGCGCACAAGATTGCAGCTGCGACAGGACCAGGGTCGGTTGCTCTCGAGATCACGAATCGCTCGTCACTCGATGACAAATCCGTACATGAAATTCGCAGCGCACTCGAAGCGGAGTTGCGCGTCGCCGGCGTTCGCGCCGCCAAGCCGGAGGAGGCAATTGGCTCGGTGCAGGTCACCCTCTCCGAAAGCGTTCGCGAGTTTGTCTGGACAGCCGAGATCCTGATCGGAGCCGACGAGCGCAAAGTTGTGCTGGTGGCAGCGCCACGGCCCCAGTCGTCTTCCGGACAAGTCGCTTCCATGCCGCTCGCGGTGAGAAAGAGTTTCCTGATCGCGCAGGAGCAGCCAATCCTTGACGCCGCTGTGTTGGAGATGTCTGGCGGCGCTCGCCTGCTTGTGCTCGACGCCAGCCAGGTCAGCGTTTTCCGCCAACAGAGCGGGCGCTGGGAGTCAGAGACTTCGCTCGCAATCACGCACTCGCGCATCTTCCCACGCGACCTGCGGGGACGCCTGCTCCTTCGCCGTGATCATCTTTTCGATGTTTACCTGCCGGGAATCGTTTGCCGGTCAAGCCTGGCCGCACCACTCGCTCTTACTTGCTCGGAGAGCGACGAACCCTGGCCGCTGACAGCGGACGAAGGCAGCGGACGCGCATTTTTCGCGCCCGCACGAAATTTCTTTACTGGCGCATTTTCTCCGACCATCGGCAAAGTCAGTAACGGCCCATCGTTCTATTCGTCAGCGGCCTTGCCCCGCTCCGGATACACGTTGTGGATTCTGGCTGGCGTCGACGGATCAACCCACATGCTCGACGGCATGACCGATCAAGTGATCCGCGGTGCGAAGTGGGGGAGCGATCTAGCGGCCGTTCATTCCAACTGTGGAACCGGCACGCAGTTACTGGTGTCCGAAAGTGGGAGCCCCTCGCAGGATAGCCTGCGCGCTTTCGAGATCCCGGATCGTGATCCGGTAGCGGCCAGCGCACCCCTGGAGTTCGACGGCCCCGTCGTTGCGTTGTGGCCCGAAGCGAGCGGCAATGGCGCGATTGCAATTGTGAAGAAGGAAGATACAGGCTGGTATGAGGCGTATCGCATTTCTATTGCTTGCGGCAGCTAGTCTGCTGAACGTGGCGGCGGGAGAGACCCACCCACGCTACGGCGGAACCCTGCGCGTCATGATGCAAGCCGCGCCCAGCACTCTGGAACTGAATACTACGGGCTCGTCCGCGGACTACTGGGACTCCGCCCGCATTCTCGCGATGATCGCCGACAACCTGGTGAACATTGATATTGTTGGCCGCACGCAACCCAAGTTAGCGCTCTCCTGGCAAGTCGACTTGAACGGAAAGCGTGTGCAGTTCACGCTGCGACATGGAGTGAAATTTCATGATGGCACACCGGCGTCCTCAGCAGACGTCGCGCAAATACTCGGCGAACGCCACAAGGATTGGAGCGTTCACGCATCCGGCGACTTGTTGACCATCGACAGCGAGTCGCCATCATCATCGCTGCTGGCTGCACTGGCACTGCCCGACAGCGCGATTGTGAAGCGCGGCCCGAATGGACTTCCCATCGGCACGGGGGCGTTTCGCATCGCAGAATTTCAGCCCGGGAAATCCCTGAAATTGACCGCCAACGAGGAGAGTTGGGCAGGTCGTCCGTTTGTGGACGTGATTCAGATCGAACTGGGGCGATCCCTTCGTGAACAATCGCTCGCATTTGAACTCGGCCGGGCGGATGTAGTCGAAGCGATGCCGCAACCACCGGCACTGAACAGTGGCGCGCAGCGCATCCGTACTTCTCTGCCGGTGGAATTGCTGGCCTTGGTGTTCCCAGCAAATTCAAGAGCGCAGGACGCTCGCCTTCGGGAAGCAGTTGCACTCGCAATTGATCGCAAGCCAATCCAGTCTGTGCTGCTGAAAGGCGCCGGAGAACCTGCTGCGAGCATCCTTCCCAACTGGATGACCGGTTACGGAGCGGCATTTCCGGCACAGGCCAACGTACAGCGCGCCCGCGTGGTCCTCGCAGATTCGCGTCAACCGTCGCTCAGCCTCAGTTATGATCCGCGCGATCCGCAAGCGCAGCTGATTGCCGAACGGATTGCGTTGAACGCACGCGAAGCTGGCATCACGTTGCAGGTATCGCTCTCGGGCGTACCCGACATTAATTTGCTTCGCATCGTAATCCCCAGCTCCTATCCGGCGACTGCCATGCGGGAGGCAGCCCGCGGGCTCGGCTTGCCACAACCGCTCATCCACGGCAGTTCCGTGGACGATCTCTATTCCGCCGAACACTCGCTGCTCGATGCGCATACCGTCATCCCGCTGATTCATTTGCCGGTCACAAGCGCCGCGGCCACACGCGTCCACAATTGGCAGCCCAGCCGCACCGGCGAATGGAATCTCTCTGACGTCTGGCTGGAGGCGGACTCGCGATGAGTTTCCGCAAGAAACTCCTGCTGATTTTTGCGATGACCGTCTTGCTCTGCGTGGTCGTGATTTCCGCGTCCGTGTGGAGCACCATGCGCAGTTCGTTCGATCGGGCGAACAATGATCGGGCGAACACGGTCGCCGGGCAGTTTCGCTCTGAGTTTCAGCGGCGCGGGAAAGAAGTAGTCCGCCAGGTCGAAGCGGCCGCGGCCAGCGAAGCCGTGCAAAGAATCGCCCTGGATATCAACCGAGGCACATCCGATTCCAGTGGCTATGTCAGCGAGGCCCCCCGTCTTGCCGAAACGCACCATCTGGACTTCCTGGAAATCGTGGACCATCAGGGCGCGATTCTTTCGTCCGCGCAATGGCAGGCAAAGTTTGGATATCCCGAGCCGGCAATTCCGTCGGCAATCGGTTCGGCGGGCGCGTTTCTGAAGCGCGAGGAACTGGCGAGTGGATCGACTCTTGGCCTCTTCGCCGTGCGCGCGGCGAGGATTGGGGAGCAACCGGTGTACGTCATCGGTGGAGAGCGGCTCGACCAGGGGTTCCTTTCGACTCTCGACATTCCCTCCGGCACGCGCGTCCTGCTCTATCAGAATCTGGACGTGAACTGGAATGCGAAGTCGCTGCTCGACCTGAATGGTTCCGCATCGGGAGCCGACAAATTTGCACCACTGATTGAAGAAGTACGGCGCTCGGGGAAAGAATCGCAGAGTGTGATTCATTGGACTGCCGATTCCGCCGATGCGGAGAGTGTCCACGCAATCCCGCTTAACGGGCCGAACGAACAGATCATGGGCGTGCTGCTGGTGGGCAGCTCACGGCGTCCCTTGATCGAGTTGCAGCGACAGGTCGTTTCGGCGGCGCTCCTGGTAGGCGGCATCGGGATTCTGGTCGCCGTGTTAGCCAGTTTGTGGTTCGCAGCACGAATTACACGCCCAGTGGTGTCGCTCGCCGAAGCAGCACGGCGGGTGGCGGCCGGTGACCTCTACGCCAAAGTCGAAGTGGAATCGAGCGATGAACTCGGCGAGCTGGCCGCCGCATTCAATCACATGACCGAGGATCTTCTGCAGCAAAAAGAACGCACCGTGCAGGCCGAACGCGTGGCCGCATGGCGCGAACTGGCGCGGCGACTCGCGCATGAATTGAAGAATCCGCTGTTCCCGTTGCAAGTGACCGTCGAGAACCTGATCCGGGCAAAGGAGAAGGCGCCCGAGCTATTTGAGGAAGTGTTTCGCGAAAGCACTGCGACCTTGCTCGCCGAAGTGGACCATTTGAAAACCATCATTGGACGCTTCAGCGAATTTGCGCGGATGCCGCAACCCCACCGGAAGCCGACGCAACTCAACGATGTTGTACGCGCGGTATTGCGAGTGTTTCAGGCGCAGCTACAAGAAAAGAGCCAGATTTCGGTGCGAACGGAACTCGACCCGAATTTGCCAATGATCGCCGCCGACCAGGAATTACTGCATCGCGCGTTGTCGAATCTTGTCTTGAATGCAATTGACGCGCTGCCGCAAGGTGGAGA
Coding sequences:
- a CDS encoding HAMP domain-containing protein, with the translated sequence MSFRKKLLLIFAMTVLLCVVVISASVWSTMRSSFDRANNDRANTVAGQFRSEFQRRGKEVVRQVEAAAASEAVQRIALDINRGTSDSSGYVSEAPRLAETHHLDFLEIVDHQGAILSSAQWQAKFGYPEPAIPSAIGSAGAFLKREELASGSTLGLFAVRAARIGEQPVYVIGGERLDQGFLSTLDIPSGTRVLLYQNLDVNWNAKSLLDLNGSASGADKFAPLIEEVRRSGKESQSVIHWTADSADAESVHAIPLNGPNEQIMGVLLVGSSRRPLIELQRQVVSAALLVGGIGILVAVLASLWFAARITRPVVSLAEAARRVAAGDLYAKVEVESSDELGELAAAFNHMTEDLLQQKERTVQAERVAAWRELARRLAHELKNPLFPLQVTVENLIRAKEKAPELFEEVFRESTATLLAEVDHLKTIIGRFSEFARMPQPHRKPTQLNDVVRAVLRVFQAQLQEKSQISVRTELDPNLPMIAADQELLHRALSNLVLNAIDALPQGGEITVATKASGNDVELSVSDTGSGLTQEECARLFTPYYTTKQHGTGLGLAIVQSVVSDHGGKISVESTKEKGTTFRIELPREAR
- the alaS gene encoding alanine--tRNA ligase is translated as MLTGSQIRRRFLDFFIQKGHREVHSSSLVPQNDPTLLFTNAGMNQFKDVFLGLEKRDYNRATTSQKCVRAGGKHNDLENVGFTNRHHTFFEMLGNFSFGDYFKKDAIAYAWELLRSPEWFNIPKDKLYVTIFKGENGVERDSEAYDLWLGQQVPKDRIYEFGSKDNFWQMGDTGPCGPCSEIHYDMGVVASDQGHKACEFGCDCGRYVEIWNLVFMQFDRDASGKLTPLPKPSIDTGMGLERVASVLQGVISNYETDLFTPLIARATALVGGTAHVEPGLRPGETGQSPVPTSAGTASAASLRVIADHARAATFLISDGVIPLNEGRGYVLRKIIRRAITHGRLLGQTKPFLHEMVFAVRDLMQDAFPELKESAERVSKAVLAEETRFAHTLDLGLRKLEDDLKEAFTTLKQHMQGSVGKDAAGSASPIYPGDLAFKLYDTFGMPLDFIQDACRDQGVVFDQAGFDRAMEEQKTRARASWKGAAKQTANPSYQQLPKSTFEGYRQTRSENCEVLAIIRDGQGAQELKTGDQGEIILDHTPFYADSGGQVGDRGWLYSDDHNTVVAEVTGCYSPIQGVRAHQVTAKQSIRVGQKVDAVVNTDIREATMRNHTATHLLHAGLREVLGKHVKQAGSLVAPNHLRFDFSHFTGVEDVELQDIEDIINKEVLRNLKVETITDVPIDDAVNKYHAMALFGEKYGDKVRVVKIGDFSTELCGGTHTLATGEIGLIKILKEGSVSSGVRRIEAVTGEGSLKHFRKDHALEHIVASLSNKEHDSPAAALRGEIDRRDAEIKRLTRDLDQARMKSASSSAASATDNVKEVRGVKVLAHRVDNLERAQLRTLVDQLRDKLGSGVVVVGSASNGSVSLIAGVTKDLTSRVQAGKVVGAIAEKVGGKGGGRPDLAEAGGKNPEALDSALAEVYKVVEALLK
- a CDS encoding DUF1003 domain-containing protein; translation: MPCNPEILRQVPLFALLDDDETAVLAGQVEVRTFAPRQRIWKIGDSGGQAYVLVSGMVRVTTVDEDHQEVVVDEPVHGEFFGFASMLDQTPHQTNANALEESICIEVDREDISVLLQRKPLAGMDMLSVLGKQFHAAQQLVRVRAMRNLNEIIEEEETLGERVADKVASFGGSWTFITTFAVVLLTYTAINIGLRGRAWDPYPFILLNLFLSMLAAIQAPVIMMSQNRQDKKDRLRGELDYDVNRRAEAEIQGLAHKMHLLGDKIADVEDLIRQQHAGRTPGNS
- a CDS encoding regulatory protein RecX, whose product is MSFGRPRKLLTEAELYEYAVGALGRRARSVAELKRLLRNRVEADTEIGKTLVELIIVRLKDRGYLNDAKYAAAYSSFRRDNEKFGSRRVITDLKIKGVHPEVIEKAVASAYEDVSEEKLARDFLRRKRFQKPKDQKQTARIYRQMMRAGFGTKTIFLILKNWEVDDETLTALETETIEGE